Proteins found in one Arachis stenosperma cultivar V10309 chromosome 8, arast.V10309.gnm1.PFL2, whole genome shotgun sequence genomic segment:
- the LOC130945697 gene encoding uncharacterized protein LOC130945697 — MSKASKEHAFDQFKRVFHYKDDGKGIIKRGIVQRIGNSWRNVRNHLFHKVYDEELTFDQNLKRKPAGIEANHWKKFLEYRLSEDTKEKCKKNAANRSKQLYTHTGGSKTMARKRHEEELRQGRPIGRGEGWTMSHKKKNGSYMNEDARLVGEAIEHIENQDPSSKEFSHNDSLAQVLGKEHPGRVRGLGFGPCSSQCFRSIPQQSDYGVQIEEYQMEIAKLKAEAAELKAESAEFKADNKERKEPLQNYIAAKYHLTAVVPAVALNRCKRFSRTLYSSGCINRCYLYGSG; from the exons ATGAGCAAGGCTTCCAAGGAGCATGCATTTGACCAGTTTAAG CGAGTCTTCCACTATAAGGACGATGGAAAAGGGATCATAAAGCGGGGAATTGTACAAAGGATAGGAAATTCCTGGAGGAACGTAAGGAATCATTTGTTCCATAAGGTTTATGACGAAGAACTGACTTTTGACCAAAACCTCAAGCGTAAGCCAGCAGGAATAGAGGCAAATCACTGGAAAAAGTTTCTTGAATATCGGTTGAGCGAGGACACAAAG GAGAAGTGTAAAAAAAATGCTGCTAATCGTTCAAAGCAACTGTACACACATACCGGAGGTTCTAAAACGATGGCAAGAAAGAGACACGAAGAA GAGCTACGACAGGGAAGGCCTATTGGTAGAGGAGAGGGATGGACCATGAGtcataaaaaaaagaatggTTCCTATATGAATGAAGATGCGCGTCTGGTTGGG GAAGCAATTGAACACATTGAGAACCAAGACCCCTCCAGTAAGGAATTTTCACATAATGATTCCCTTGCACAAGTGCTTGGCAAGGAGCACCCAGGAAGAGTTCGTGGACTTGGTTTTGGTCCATGTTCCAGTCAGTGTTTTCGTAGCATTCCACAGCAGTCTGACTACGGTGTACAAATTGAGGAGTATCAGATGGAGATTGCAAAACTTAAGGCGGAAGCAGCAGAACTTAAGGCAGAGTCAGCAGAATTTAAGGCAGA CAACAAGGAG CGGAAGGAACCACTGCAAAATTATATCGCTGCAAAATACCATTTAACAGCGGTTGTTCCAGCGGTTGCTCTTAACCGCTGCAAACGGTTTAGCCGCACGCTATATTCCAGCGGGTGTATCAACCGCTGCTATCTATATGGCAGCGGTTAA